One Salvelinus namaycush isolate Seneca chromosome 4, SaNama_1.0, whole genome shotgun sequence genomic window carries:
- the LOC120046349 gene encoding protein Hook homolog 2-like isoform X2, producing the protein MSLDKAKLCDSLLNWLQTFQVPSCTSKQDLTSGVAIAHVLHRIDPSWFNEAWLGRIKEESEANWRLKVSNLKKILQSMLEYYHDVLGHQVADEHLPDINLIGEFGDVTELGKLVQLVLGCAVSCEKKQEQIQQIMTLEESVQHVVMTAIQELLAKEPTVPGSPETYGDFDYQSRKYYFLSEEVEAKEDLGQRCRDLEHQLAAVLEEKSSLQVETQSLREKLSLSDPQDASTTITGKKLLLLQSQMEQLQEENYRLENSRDDMRVRGEILERDVLDLTHRNDELTSLAQEAQTLKDEMDILRHSSDRVSRLEALVETYKRKLEDLGDLRRQVRLLEERNTVYMQRTCELEEELRRANSVRTQLDTYKRQVHELHTKHSSEALKAEKWQFEYKNLQDKYDALLKEKERLISERDTLRETNDELRCAQVQQKGLNQPGGLCEDSGTVGNLASEMMPTEFKETVVRLQSENKMLCVQEESNRQRLVEVQGQLEESQRSQNTLETQNRLNQQQISELRSQVEDLQKALQEQGSKAEDSSLLKKKLEEHLEKLHEAHSDLQKKREVIDDLEPKADGNMAKKIDELQEILKKKDEDMKLMEERYKRYVEKARTVIKTLDPKQPPLTVSPDVQALKNQLTERDRKIQHLDHDYEKSRSRHDQEEQLIISAWYNMGMALHQKVVGERSGPSNQAQSFLAQQRQSTHARRGLAARHQPR; encoded by the exons ATGAGTCTGGATAAAGCAAAGCTATGCGATTCGTTACTAAATTGG CTACAGACATTTCAGGTGCCCTCATGCACCAGTAAGCAGGACCTGACGAGCGGAGTGGCTATTGCACACGTTCTACACAGGAT AGACCCCTCCTGGTTTAATGAGGCATGGCTGGGCAGGATCAAGGAGGAGAGTGAGGCCAACTGGCGCCTCAAG GTCAGCAACCTGAAGAAGATTCTTCAGAGCATGCTTGAGTATTACCATGAT GTGCTTGGCCACCAGGTAGCAGACGAGCACCTGCCAGACATCAATCTGATTGGGGAGTTTGGAGATGTGACTGAACTTGGAAAGCTGGTGCAGTTGGTGCTTGGCTGTGCTGTCAGCTGTGAGAAGAAGCAAG AACAAATCCAGCAGATAATGACCCTGGAGGAGTCTGTCCAGCATGTTGTCATGACAGCCATACAGGAG CTCCTAGCTAAAGAGCCAACTGTTCCAGGAAGTCCTGAGACCTACGGGGACTTTGACTACCAG TCCAGGAAGTATTATTTTCTCAGTGAGGAGGTGGAGGCGAAGGAGGATCTGGGCCAGCGCTGTCGGGACCTGGAGCACCAG TTGGCAGCCGTCCTGGAGGAGAAGTCGTCCCTGCAGGTGGAGACACAGTCCCTGAGGGAGAAGCTCAGCCTCAGTGACCCACaggatgcttccaccaccatcacTGGCAagaagctgctgctgctgcagagcCAGATGGAGCAGCTACAGGAGGAGAACTACAG ACTAGAGAACAGCCGAGATGACATGCGTGTGCGAGGGGAGATTCTGGAGCGTGACGTTTTGGACCTCACTCACCGTAACGATGAACTGACCAGCCTCGCCCAGGAGGCCCAGACTCTCAAAGATGAGATGGACATCCTCCG GCATTCGTCTGACCGGGTGAGCCGGCTGGAGGCGCTGGTAGAGACGTACAAGCGTAAGCTGGAGGACCTGGGGGACCTGCGCAGACAGGTGCGTCTGCTGGAGGAGCGCAACACTGTCTACATGCAGCGCACATGTGAGCTGGAGGAGGAGCTACGCAGGGCCAACTCAGTCCGCACCCAGCTGGACACCTACAAGAGACAG GTCCATGAGCTTCACACCAAGCATTCATCTGAGGCACTGAAGGCTGAGAAGTGGCAGTTTGAGTACAAGAACCTTCAGGATAAGTATGACGCCCTGCTTAAGGAGAAAGAG CGTTTGATCTCAGAGCGAGACACACTGCGAGAAACCAATGATGAGCTCAGGTGTGCACAGGTCCAACAGAAGGGCCTCAATCAACCAG gTGGTTTATGTGAGGACTCTGGCACAGTGGGAAACCTGGCCTCTGAGATGATGCCCACAGAGTTcaa GGAGACGGTGGTGCGTCTGCAGAGTGAGAACAAGATGCTGTGTGTCCAGGAGGAGAGCAACAGACAGAGACTGGTGGAGGTACAGGGTCAGCTGGAGGAGTCTCAACGCAGCCAGAACACCCTGGAGACAcaaaacag gttgaaccagcagCAGATCTCTGAGCTGCGGTCCCAGGTGGAGGATCTCCAGAAGGCTCTACAGGAGCAGGGAAGCAAGGCTGAGGAT TCCTCCCTGCTGAAGAAGAAGCTTGAGGAGCACTT GGAGAAGCTCCATGAGGCCCACTCAGACCTGCAGAAGAAGAGAGAGGTCATTGATGACCTAGAGCCCAAAGCAGACGGCAACA TGGCGAAGAAGATTGATGAGCTGCAGGAGATcctgaagaagaaggatgaggaCATGAAGCTGATGGAGGAGCGCTACAAGCGCTACGTGGAGAAGGCCAGGACG GTGATCAAGACTCTGGACCCCAAGCAGCCGCCTCTGACTGTGTCTCCTGATGTTCAGGCCCTCAAGAACCAGTTGACTGAGCGAGACCGGAAGATCCAGCACCTGGAT CATGACTATGAGAAGAGCAGGTCCAGACATGACCAGGAGGAGCAACTCATCATAAGTGCCTGGTACAATATG GGTATGGCCCTGCATCAGAAGGTGGTGGGAGAGCGGTCGGGTCCTTCCAACCAGGCCCAGTCCTTTTTGGCCCAGCAGAGGCAGTCCACCCATGCCAGGAGAGGCCTCGCAGCCCGCCACCAGCCCAGATAA
- the LOC120046349 gene encoding protein Hook homolog 2-like isoform X1, which translates to MSLDKAKLCDSLLNWLQTFQVPSCTSKQDLTSGVAIAHVLHRIDPSWFNEAWLGRIKEESEANWRLKVSNLKKILQSMLEYYHDVLGHQVADEHLPDINLIGEFGDVTELGKLVQLVLGCAVSCEKKQEQIQQIMTLEESVQHVVMTAIQELLAKEPTVPGSPETYGDFDYQSRKYYFLSEEVEAKEDLGQRCRDLEHQLAAVLEEKSSLQVETQSLREKLSLSDPQDASTTITGKKLLLLQSQMEQLQEENYRLENSRDDMRVRGEILERDVLDLTHRNDELTSLAQEAQTLKDEMDILRHSSDRVSRLEALVETYKRKLEDLGDLRRQVRLLEERNTVYMQRTCELEEELRRANSVRTQLDTYKRQVHELHTKHSSEALKAEKWQFEYKNLQDKYDALLKEKERLISERDTLRETNDELRCAQVQQKGLNQPGGLCEDSGTVGNLASEMMPTEFKETVVRLQSENKMLCVQEESNRQRLVEVQGQLEESQRSQNTLETQNRLNQQQISELRSQVEDLQKALQEQGSKAEDAISSLLKKKLEEHLEKLHEAHSDLQKKREVIDDLEPKADGNMAKKIDELQEILKKKDEDMKLMEERYKRYVEKARTVIKTLDPKQPPLTVSPDVQALKNQLTERDRKIQHLDHDYEKSRSRHDQEEQLIISAWYNMGMALHQKVVGERSGPSNQAQSFLAQQRQSTHARRGLAARHQPR; encoded by the exons ATGAGTCTGGATAAAGCAAAGCTATGCGATTCGTTACTAAATTGG CTACAGACATTTCAGGTGCCCTCATGCACCAGTAAGCAGGACCTGACGAGCGGAGTGGCTATTGCACACGTTCTACACAGGAT AGACCCCTCCTGGTTTAATGAGGCATGGCTGGGCAGGATCAAGGAGGAGAGTGAGGCCAACTGGCGCCTCAAG GTCAGCAACCTGAAGAAGATTCTTCAGAGCATGCTTGAGTATTACCATGAT GTGCTTGGCCACCAGGTAGCAGACGAGCACCTGCCAGACATCAATCTGATTGGGGAGTTTGGAGATGTGACTGAACTTGGAAAGCTGGTGCAGTTGGTGCTTGGCTGTGCTGTCAGCTGTGAGAAGAAGCAAG AACAAATCCAGCAGATAATGACCCTGGAGGAGTCTGTCCAGCATGTTGTCATGACAGCCATACAGGAG CTCCTAGCTAAAGAGCCAACTGTTCCAGGAAGTCCTGAGACCTACGGGGACTTTGACTACCAG TCCAGGAAGTATTATTTTCTCAGTGAGGAGGTGGAGGCGAAGGAGGATCTGGGCCAGCGCTGTCGGGACCTGGAGCACCAG TTGGCAGCCGTCCTGGAGGAGAAGTCGTCCCTGCAGGTGGAGACACAGTCCCTGAGGGAGAAGCTCAGCCTCAGTGACCCACaggatgcttccaccaccatcacTGGCAagaagctgctgctgctgcagagcCAGATGGAGCAGCTACAGGAGGAGAACTACAG ACTAGAGAACAGCCGAGATGACATGCGTGTGCGAGGGGAGATTCTGGAGCGTGACGTTTTGGACCTCACTCACCGTAACGATGAACTGACCAGCCTCGCCCAGGAGGCCCAGACTCTCAAAGATGAGATGGACATCCTCCG GCATTCGTCTGACCGGGTGAGCCGGCTGGAGGCGCTGGTAGAGACGTACAAGCGTAAGCTGGAGGACCTGGGGGACCTGCGCAGACAGGTGCGTCTGCTGGAGGAGCGCAACACTGTCTACATGCAGCGCACATGTGAGCTGGAGGAGGAGCTACGCAGGGCCAACTCAGTCCGCACCCAGCTGGACACCTACAAGAGACAG GTCCATGAGCTTCACACCAAGCATTCATCTGAGGCACTGAAGGCTGAGAAGTGGCAGTTTGAGTACAAGAACCTTCAGGATAAGTATGACGCCCTGCTTAAGGAGAAAGAG CGTTTGATCTCAGAGCGAGACACACTGCGAGAAACCAATGATGAGCTCAGGTGTGCACAGGTCCAACAGAAGGGCCTCAATCAACCAG gTGGTTTATGTGAGGACTCTGGCACAGTGGGAAACCTGGCCTCTGAGATGATGCCCACAGAGTTcaa GGAGACGGTGGTGCGTCTGCAGAGTGAGAACAAGATGCTGTGTGTCCAGGAGGAGAGCAACAGACAGAGACTGGTGGAGGTACAGGGTCAGCTGGAGGAGTCTCAACGCAGCCAGAACACCCTGGAGACAcaaaacag gttgaaccagcagCAGATCTCTGAGCTGCGGTCCCAGGTGGAGGATCTCCAGAAGGCTCTACAGGAGCAGGGAAGCAAGGCTGAGGAT GCCATC TCCTCCCTGCTGAAGAAGAAGCTTGAGGAGCACTT GGAGAAGCTCCATGAGGCCCACTCAGACCTGCAGAAGAAGAGAGAGGTCATTGATGACCTAGAGCCCAAAGCAGACGGCAACA TGGCGAAGAAGATTGATGAGCTGCAGGAGATcctgaagaagaaggatgaggaCATGAAGCTGATGGAGGAGCGCTACAAGCGCTACGTGGAGAAGGCCAGGACG GTGATCAAGACTCTGGACCCCAAGCAGCCGCCTCTGACTGTGTCTCCTGATGTTCAGGCCCTCAAGAACCAGTTGACTGAGCGAGACCGGAAGATCCAGCACCTGGAT CATGACTATGAGAAGAGCAGGTCCAGACATGACCAGGAGGAGCAACTCATCATAAGTGCCTGGTACAATATG GGTATGGCCCTGCATCAGAAGGTGGTGGGAGAGCGGTCGGGTCCTTCCAACCAGGCCCAGTCCTTTTTGGCCCAGCAGAGGCAGTCCACCCATGCCAGGAGAGGCCTCGCAGCCCGCCACCAGCCCAGATAA
- the LOC120046349 gene encoding protein Hook homolog 2-like isoform X3: MTLEESVQHVVMTAIQELLAKEPTVPGSPETYGDFDYQSRKYYFLSEEVEAKEDLGQRCRDLEHQLAAVLEEKSSLQVETQSLREKLSLSDPQDASTTITGKKLLLLQSQMEQLQEENYRLENSRDDMRVRGEILERDVLDLTHRNDELTSLAQEAQTLKDEMDILRHSSDRVSRLEALVETYKRKLEDLGDLRRQVRLLEERNTVYMQRTCELEEELRRANSVRTQLDTYKRQVHELHTKHSSEALKAEKWQFEYKNLQDKYDALLKEKERLISERDTLRETNDELRCAQVQQKGLNQPGGLCEDSGTVGNLASEMMPTEFKETVVRLQSENKMLCVQEESNRQRLVEVQGQLEESQRSQNTLETQNRLNQQQISELRSQVEDLQKALQEQGSKAEDAISSLLKKKLEEHLEKLHEAHSDLQKKREVIDDLEPKADGNMAKKIDELQEILKKKDEDMKLMEERYKRYVEKARTVIKTLDPKQPPLTVSPDVQALKNQLTERDRKIQHLDHDYEKSRSRHDQEEQLIISAWYNMGMALHQKVVGERSGPSNQAQSFLAQQRQSTHARRGLAARHQPR; this comes from the exons ATGACCCTGGAGGAGTCTGTCCAGCATGTTGTCATGACAGCCATACAGGAG CTCCTAGCTAAAGAGCCAACTGTTCCAGGAAGTCCTGAGACCTACGGGGACTTTGACTACCAG TCCAGGAAGTATTATTTTCTCAGTGAGGAGGTGGAGGCGAAGGAGGATCTGGGCCAGCGCTGTCGGGACCTGGAGCACCAG TTGGCAGCCGTCCTGGAGGAGAAGTCGTCCCTGCAGGTGGAGACACAGTCCCTGAGGGAGAAGCTCAGCCTCAGTGACCCACaggatgcttccaccaccatcacTGGCAagaagctgctgctgctgcagagcCAGATGGAGCAGCTACAGGAGGAGAACTACAG ACTAGAGAACAGCCGAGATGACATGCGTGTGCGAGGGGAGATTCTGGAGCGTGACGTTTTGGACCTCACTCACCGTAACGATGAACTGACCAGCCTCGCCCAGGAGGCCCAGACTCTCAAAGATGAGATGGACATCCTCCG GCATTCGTCTGACCGGGTGAGCCGGCTGGAGGCGCTGGTAGAGACGTACAAGCGTAAGCTGGAGGACCTGGGGGACCTGCGCAGACAGGTGCGTCTGCTGGAGGAGCGCAACACTGTCTACATGCAGCGCACATGTGAGCTGGAGGAGGAGCTACGCAGGGCCAACTCAGTCCGCACCCAGCTGGACACCTACAAGAGACAG GTCCATGAGCTTCACACCAAGCATTCATCTGAGGCACTGAAGGCTGAGAAGTGGCAGTTTGAGTACAAGAACCTTCAGGATAAGTATGACGCCCTGCTTAAGGAGAAAGAG CGTTTGATCTCAGAGCGAGACACACTGCGAGAAACCAATGATGAGCTCAGGTGTGCACAGGTCCAACAGAAGGGCCTCAATCAACCAG gTGGTTTATGTGAGGACTCTGGCACAGTGGGAAACCTGGCCTCTGAGATGATGCCCACAGAGTTcaa GGAGACGGTGGTGCGTCTGCAGAGTGAGAACAAGATGCTGTGTGTCCAGGAGGAGAGCAACAGACAGAGACTGGTGGAGGTACAGGGTCAGCTGGAGGAGTCTCAACGCAGCCAGAACACCCTGGAGACAcaaaacag gttgaaccagcagCAGATCTCTGAGCTGCGGTCCCAGGTGGAGGATCTCCAGAAGGCTCTACAGGAGCAGGGAAGCAAGGCTGAGGAT GCCATC TCCTCCCTGCTGAAGAAGAAGCTTGAGGAGCACTT GGAGAAGCTCCATGAGGCCCACTCAGACCTGCAGAAGAAGAGAGAGGTCATTGATGACCTAGAGCCCAAAGCAGACGGCAACA TGGCGAAGAAGATTGATGAGCTGCAGGAGATcctgaagaagaaggatgaggaCATGAAGCTGATGGAGGAGCGCTACAAGCGCTACGTGGAGAAGGCCAGGACG GTGATCAAGACTCTGGACCCCAAGCAGCCGCCTCTGACTGTGTCTCCTGATGTTCAGGCCCTCAAGAACCAGTTGACTGAGCGAGACCGGAAGATCCAGCACCTGGAT CATGACTATGAGAAGAGCAGGTCCAGACATGACCAGGAGGAGCAACTCATCATAAGTGCCTGGTACAATATG GGTATGGCCCTGCATCAGAAGGTGGTGGGAGAGCGGTCGGGTCCTTCCAACCAGGCCCAGTCCTTTTTGGCCCAGCAGAGGCAGTCCACCCATGCCAGGAGAGGCCTCGCAGCCCGCCACCAGCCCAGATAA